Within Ramlibacter henchirensis, the genomic segment ATCCACAGCACCGCCAGCGAGATCTGGATGCCGCGGCGCGTGCGCAGGACCACGTTGAGGTAGCTGTTGTCCGGGTCGCAGTAGTCGTTGACGTTGCCGCCGAACGAGAGGTCGCGGAAGAAGAACTGGTTGAGCGCGCGCAGCCGCTGCAGGGGCGCCGCATCGGCCGGCAGGCGGCGCTTCAGGCGAGCGAGGAGCTGGTCGACATCGCCCAGCACCTGCTGCACGTCGAGATCGGGGTATTCGTCCTGGGCGATGCTGGCGGCGGTCTCCAGCAGGGGGAAATGGTCGTCGTCCTGAACCAGGGAACGGAAGTATTCCAGCGGAGTCGGGACTTCGAAATTCAGCGCCATGGTGTCGTCCTTTGTAGTGGACCGCTCCCCCAGCGTCAAGGCGACGGTCGAGGGGGGTTGTCAGCGCGTGACAAACTGCCTCAGCTGAACTCCCGCGGCCCAGAGCGCGCCGAAGTAGATCGCGGCCGCGGCCGCGAGCATGCCCGCGAGCAGCGCGACCCGCAGCGACGCTTGCGCGCGCAATTCGGTCCACGGGAACTGCGCCGAGGCCCACATCAGGAACACGGCCAGCAGCGCGGTCGCCGCGATCACCTGCAACAGGAAGCGCCCCCAGCCCGGCGCGGGCCGCCAGCTGCCCCGGCGCAGCAGCCCGACGAGCAGCCAGCCCGCGTTGATCAGCGCGCCGAGACCGATCGACAGCGCCAGGCCCGCGTGCTTGAACAGCGGCACCAGCCCGAGGTTCATCAGCTGCGTGAGCACGAGCACCACGATCGCGATGCGCACCGGCGTCCTCATGTCCTGGCTGGCGTAGAAGCCCGGGGCCAGCACCTTGATGCCGACCAGGCCCAGGAGGCCCACGCCGTAGCCGGCCAGCGCGAGGGAGACCTGCAGCACGTCGCTGTCGCGGAACGCGCCGTAGTGGAACAGCGTCGCCACCAGCGGATGCGCGAACACCAGCAGCGCCGCCGATGCGGGCGCGGCGAGCAGCAGCACCAGCCGCAAGCCCCAATCGAGCATGGCCGAATAACGCTCGTCGTCGCCGGCGCCGCGGGCGGCCGCGAGCTGCGGCATCAGCACCACGCCCAGCGCCACGCCCAGCAGCGCGGTCGGGAACTCCATCAGGCGGTCGGCGTAGAACAGCCAGGTCACGCTGCCGGTGGGCAGGTGAGAGGCGATCTGCGTGTTGATCAGCAGCGAGATCTGCGCGACGCTGACCCCGAGCAGCGCCGGCCCCATGAGCGAGAGCACGCGCCGCACGCCGGGATCGCGCCAGGCTTCGCGAATGCGCGCGACGCTCACGCCGATGCGCGGCAGCAGGCCGAGGCGCGCGAGCGTCGGGATCTGGATCCCGAGTTGCAGCACGCCGCCCAGCATGACGCCCGCGGCCATCGCGTAGATCGGCTCGATGCCGCGGTCGCGGAAGAACGGAGCCCCGAGCCACGCCGCCAGGATCATCGCGATGTTCAGCAGCACCGGCGTGGCGGCCGGGACAGCGAAGCGCCGCCAGGTGTTCAGGATCCCGGCGGACAGCGCCACCAGCGACATGAAGCCGATGTACGGGAACATCCAGCGCGTCATCAGCACTGCGGCGTCGAACGCCTGCGGGTCCTTGCCCAGGCCGCTGGCGAGCGCCCAGACCAGCACCGGCGCCGCGGCGACGCCGATCACGCTCGCGGCCAGCAGCACCCAGGCCAGCACCGTGGCCACCGAGTCGATCAGGCGCCGCGTGGATTCGTCGCCCTGCTGCGCCTTGGTGTGCGCCAGCGACGGCACGAAGGCCTGGCTGAACGCGCCCTCGGCAAACAGGCGGCGGAACAGGTTGGGGATGCGGAAGGCCACGTTGAAGGCGTCGGTCATTGCGCTGGCGCCGAAGAAGGCCGCCATCAGAAGGTCCCGCAGGAGGCCCGTCACGCGTGAGGCCAGGGTCAGCAGCGAGACGGTGGAAGCGGCTTTGAAAAGACTCACCGGCTCAAGTGTAGCGGCCGAGTTGGAGGCAAGTGGGCGCTTCGCTTACAATGGAGGGCTTTGCTGGCAACATCCTCAGACACCGAAGGAATCACACCATGGCTTCTGCCAAACCCAAGAAAAAGAACCCGCGCCTTGCGTCGGGCCGCAAGCGCGCCCGCCAGGACGTCAAGCTGAACGCCGCGAACACCTCGCTGCGCTCGAAGTACCGCACCGCCGTCAAGAACGTGGAGAAGGCCGTCGCCTCCGGCGACAAGGCCAAGGCCACGGAACTGTTCGCCAAGGCCCAGAGCATCGTCGACACCGTCGCCGACAAGGGCATCTTCCACAAGAACAAGGCTGCTCGCGACAAGAGCCGCCTCTCGGCCAAGGTCAAGTCCTTGTCCGCCTCGCAAGCTTCCGCCTGAGCTTCAATCAGGTGAACCCGCCCGGGCTTCCAAAGAAGCCCGCCGTTTGAACCGGGTGCGCTGCCAGCAAAGCAAAAGAGCCGTCGAAAGACGGCTCTTTTGCTTTGCGGCTTGCTTTCAGCGAGGCGGACCGACGTCGCGCTCCTCGACCTTCAGGTCGTTGTCCTTCGCGAAGTTCATGACGAAGTCCCAGGCCATCGGCTCCGCCTTGCGCAGGTCGCTGTGCACGACGACGGTCTTCACGCCGTCGATCACGTGCGGCACGCACCAGGGCGAGTAGCTCAGGTGGCTTCCAGGCGTCGCGCCGCCGGGCCGGAAGGCGCTCATCACACCCGCCAGGCGCTCGGCCCAGTCGCTCGGCCGGAAGGTGCGCCCATCCCGGGTGATGCCCTGGATGAAGATTTCTCTGGCGGCGGAGGAAGGCATTCGGGGGTGGCGAATCGGCGCGCCGCCGCTGGGGATCGCCCATGCTGCAACGCACAAGTATTCTATCTTATATAAGACCTGCGATCGGCTTCCCAGCGCCTGCTTGCACCCCTCGCCACGCAACGCCATGCATGGCTGTGATGCGGAATCGGCAAGCAGCGCGCGCGAACCGTGTGCCTAAAATCGGGCCTCAACGGCTCACGCGTTGAGCCGATTTTCTTTTCTGGAGAGCTCAATGGCCCTTATCGAGGCGGCGTCGCCCCACACGATGAACACCTACGGCCGCGTGCCGATCGCGTTGTCGCACGGCCAAGGCTCGCGAGTGTGGGACATCAACGGCAAGCCGTACCTCGACGCTCTGGCCGGGATCGCGGTGAACACGCTGGGGCACAACCATCCCAAGCTCGTCCCCGCGCTGCAGGACCAGATCGCCAAGATCATCCACAGCAGCAACTACTACCACGTGCCCAACCAGGAGAAGCTCGCCGCGAAGCTGGTCGAGATCTCTGGCATGACGAACGCGTTCTTCTGCTCGACCGGGCTGGAGGCCAACGAGGCTGCGATCAAGCTGGCGCGCAAGTTCGGGCATGACAAGGGCATCGAACGCCCGCAGATCGTGGTCTACGAAAAGGCCTTCCACGGCCGCAGCATCGCCACGCTTTCCGCCACCGGCAATGAGAAGGTGCAAAAGGGCTTCGGCCCGCTGGTGGAAGGCTTCATCCGCGTCCCGCTCAACGACATCGGCGCGCTCAAGGCCGCGACCGAGGGCAACAAGGATGTTGTGGCCGTGTTCTTCGAGACCATCCAGGGCGAAGGCGGCATCAACCCGATGCGCATCGAGTACCTGCAGCAGGTGCGCCTGCTGTGCGACCAGCGCGGTTGGCTGCTGATGATCGACGAGGTGCAGTGCGGCATGGGCCGCACCGGCAAGTGGTTCGCCCACCAGTGGGCCGGGATCGTTCCGGACGTGATGCCGCTGGCCAAGGGCCTGGGCTCGGGCGTGCCGATCGGCGCCGTCGTCGCCGGTCCGAAGGCGGCCAACATCTTCCAGCCGGGCAACCACGGCACGACGTTCGGCGGCAATCCGCTGGCGATGCGTGCGGGCGTCGAGACGCTGCGCATCATGGAAGAGGACAGGCTCCTGCAGAACGCGGCCGAGGTGGGCGGCTACCTGAAGGACGCACTGACGCGCGAGCTCGGGAGCGTCAAGGGTTTCAAGGAGATCCGCGGCCAGGGCCTGATGATCGGAATGGAGCTGGACAAGCCCTGCGGCGCTCTGGTCAACCGCGCGGCGGAGGCGGGGCTGCTCATCAGCGTGACGGCCGATACCGTGGTGCGGCTGCTGCCGCCACTGATCTTCACCCGCGCGGAGGCCGACGAGTGCGTGGGCATCCTGGCGCCGCTGGTGAAAGCGATCCTCGCGGAATGAGCATGCCGATCCAGCACTACCTGCAGTTCAGCGACCTCACGGCCGATGACTATGCCTGGCTGTTCGAGCGCGCCGCGGTCATCAAGCGCAAGTTCAAGTCGTACGAGAAGTACCACCCGCTGGCCGACCGAACGCTGGCCATGATCTTCGAGAAGGCGTCGACCCGCACGCGGGTGAGCTTCGAGGCCGGCATGTACCAGCTGGGCGGCAGCGTCGTGCACCTGACCACCGGTGACACCCAGTTGGGCCGCGCCGAGCCGATAGAGGACAGCGCCAAGGTGATCAGCCGCATGGTCGACCTCGTGATGATCCGCACCTTCGGGCAGGACAAGATCGAGCGGTTCGCCGAACACTCGCGCGTCCCCGTGATCAACGGGCTGACGAACGAATTCCACCCCTGCCAGATCCTGGCGGACATCTTCACCTTCTTGGAGCACCGCGGCCTGAATTCGGAAGGCATGCCGGACCCGGCATGCCTGGCGGGCAAGACGGTGGCGTGGGTGGGCGACGGCAACAACATGGCCAACACCTGGCTGCAGGCGGCCGACCTGCTGCGGTTCACGGTCCACGTGAGCACGCCGCGCGGCTACGAGGTGGACCAGGCCGTCGCCGGCGTGCGCAGCCGCGACAGCTACAAGGTGTTCAAGAACCCGATGGACGCCTGCCGCGGCGCGGACCTGGTGACGACCGATGTGTGGACCAGCATGGGGTACGAGGCCGAGAACGAGGAACGCCGCAAGGCCTTTGCCGATTGGTGCGTGGACGAGGAGATGATGAAGGCCGCCAAGCCGGACGCGCTGTTCATGCACTGCCTGCCGGCGCATCGCGGCGAGGAGGTTTCCGCCGAGGTGATCGACGGGCCGCAGTCCGTGGTTTGGGACGAGGCGGAGAACCGGATGCACGTGCAGAAGGCGCTGATGGAGTTCTTGCTGCTCGGACGCGTTTCGAGCTGACCTTCATTGCGCCGCACGCTGCGCAGCCGGCGCCGCAGCCAACGTCATCAAGCCCAGCTTCACCAACCTGGACTCGATGGCCCACCGCGTGCGCCCCAGCGCAGCCGCAAGGTCCTTCGTCGGCGTCCCCGCATCGAACCCGAGCCGCAGTTGTTCATCGTCATCCGGCGCCCAGGGCTTGCCCGTGTTCGGCGGCGCATCCGCCTTCATGCGGCGCGGCTTCGCCATCCCATTCGCGCCCTCGAGCGCCTGCGCCGCCACGAACAACGCCCGGATCACCGGGGGTGCTTTGTACGGGCTGTCCTCCGGCATCACCTCGCCGGTGACCGGATGGATGCCCTGGGCCGGGGTGCCGATAATCTCGCGCGCAGTTTGCAGTTCCATGGTTCTCCCTTTCGAAGAAGAAAAGCTGTATCTCCATACAGCCCGTCCGCAACGGCCCGGATGGGCCTGGCGTTGACAGCATGTCGGACCCCCACCCCTGCCTGAGCTGCGGCGCCTGCTGCGCCGCTTTCCGCGTCGACTTCGCCGTCCACGAACTGGATGAGATGGGCGGCAGCGTGCCGGCCGGGCTGGCGGTCGAGGTCAGCGGCAGCACCTGGCGCATGCGCGGCACCGACCACGTCCCCATGCGTTGCGCGGCGCTCATGGGCAAGGTCGGCGAGAACGCCGCGTGCGGCATCTACGAGTGGCGGCCCAATCCCTGCCGCGAGCTCGAGCCGGGCAGTCACGGTTGCGAGAAGGCGCGGGCGCGTCACGGACTGCCGCCGCTGCCGGCCTTCTGATGCGCTCCGGTAAATCCGGGTCCTGTTGGCATTAACCGACACCACGCGGTTTTCGGGCGGTCCACACTCGGCGCATGCAACGCCTCTGGGACATCTCGCCCCCGGTCGATGCGCGTTCCCCCGTCTTCCCCGGCGACACGCCGTACAGCCAGTCGTGGGCCGCGCAGATCGCGCCCGGCTGTCCGGTCAACGTGAGCAGCATCACCCTCTCGCCCCACGTCGGCGCGCATGCGGATGCGCCGCTGCACTACGACCCCGAGGGCGTGCCCGTCGGCGCGCTCGATCTGGATCCCTACCTCGGCCGCTGCCGCGTGATCCATGCGATCGGCAAGCGGCCGCTGGTTGAGTGGAGCGACCTCGCGCACGCTGTGGGCGACC encodes:
- a CDS encoding DUF3579 domain-containing protein, producing the protein MPSSAAREIFIQGITRDGRTFRPSDWAERLAGVMSAFRPGGATPGSHLSYSPWCVPHVIDGVKTVVVHSDLRKAEPMAWDFVMNFAKDNDLKVEERDVGPPR
- the rpsT gene encoding 30S ribosomal protein S20; translated protein: MASAKPKKKNPRLASGRKRARQDVKLNAANTSLRSKYRTAVKNVEKAVASGDKAKATELFAKAQSIVDTVADKGIFHKNKAARDKSRLSAKVKSLSASQASA
- a CDS encoding YkgJ family cysteine cluster protein gives rise to the protein MSDPHPCLSCGACCAAFRVDFAVHELDEMGGSVPAGLAVEVSGSTWRMRGTDHVPMRCAALMGKVGENAACGIYEWRPNPCRELEPGSHGCEKARARHGLPPLPAF
- the argF gene encoding ornithine carbamoyltransferase, which gives rise to MPIQHYLQFSDLTADDYAWLFERAAVIKRKFKSYEKYHPLADRTLAMIFEKASTRTRVSFEAGMYQLGGSVVHLTTGDTQLGRAEPIEDSAKVISRMVDLVMIRTFGQDKIERFAEHSRVPVINGLTNEFHPCQILADIFTFLEHRGLNSEGMPDPACLAGKTVAWVGDGNNMANTWLQAADLLRFTVHVSTPRGYEVDQAVAGVRSRDSYKVFKNPMDACRGADLVTTDVWTSMGYEAENEERRKAFADWCVDEEMMKAAKPDALFMHCLPAHRGEEVSAEVIDGPQSVVWDEAENRMHVQKALMEFLLLGRVSS
- a CDS encoding aspartate aminotransferase family protein; this translates as MALIEAASPHTMNTYGRVPIALSHGQGSRVWDINGKPYLDALAGIAVNTLGHNHPKLVPALQDQIAKIIHSSNYYHVPNQEKLAAKLVEISGMTNAFFCSTGLEANEAAIKLARKFGHDKGIERPQIVVYEKAFHGRSIATLSATGNEKVQKGFGPLVEGFIRVPLNDIGALKAATEGNKDVVAVFFETIQGEGGINPMRIEYLQQVRLLCDQRGWLLMIDEVQCGMGRTGKWFAHQWAGIVPDVMPLAKGLGSGVPIGAVVAGPKAANIFQPGNHGTTFGGNPLAMRAGVETLRIMEEDRLLQNAAEVGGYLKDALTRELGSVKGFKEIRGQGLMIGMELDKPCGALVNRAAEAGLLISVTADTVVRLLPPLIFTRAEADECVGILAPLVKAILAE
- the murJ gene encoding murein biosynthesis integral membrane protein MurJ, whose amino-acid sequence is MSLFKAASTVSLLTLASRVTGLLRDLLMAAFFGASAMTDAFNVAFRIPNLFRRLFAEGAFSQAFVPSLAHTKAQQGDESTRRLIDSVATVLAWVLLAASVIGVAAAPVLVWALASGLGKDPQAFDAAVLMTRWMFPYIGFMSLVALSAGILNTWRRFAVPAATPVLLNIAMILAAWLGAPFFRDRGIEPIYAMAAGVMLGGVLQLGIQIPTLARLGLLPRIGVSVARIREAWRDPGVRRVLSLMGPALLGVSVAQISLLINTQIASHLPTGSVTWLFYADRLMEFPTALLGVALGVVLMPQLAAARGAGDDERYSAMLDWGLRLVLLLAAPASAALLVFAHPLVATLFHYGAFRDSDVLQVSLALAGYGVGLLGLVGIKVLAPGFYASQDMRTPVRIAIVVLVLTQLMNLGLVPLFKHAGLALSIGLGALINAGWLLVGLLRRGSWRPAPGWGRFLLQVIAATALLAVFLMWASAQFPWTELRAQASLRVALLAGMLAAAAAIYFGALWAAGVQLRQFVTR